A window from Gossypium raimondii isolate GPD5lz chromosome 7, ASM2569854v1, whole genome shotgun sequence encodes these proteins:
- the LOC105791849 gene encoding uncharacterized protein LOC105791849, whose product MEPSQSQNETLPISSKESRVNRFKPIWRFFLISNLALGAYIFAQARRKNSSIADNKPAKKEEEHSKSETEADVSSDAVTDALVHEEPPILPIVAKPPKVLDPIPEDQQRELFKWMLEEKRKAKPSDPEEKKRINKEKAVLKQFIRTESLPRI is encoded by the exons ATGGAACCATCTCAATCTCAAAATGAAACCCTTCCTATCTCTTCTAAGGAATCCCGCGTTAACCGCTTCAAGCCCATTTGGCGATTTTTCTTGATTTCCAATCTCGCTCTTGGAG CGTATATATTTGCACAGGCAAGAAGGAAGAACTCAAGCATTGCTGATAACAAACCTGCTAAAAAAGAGGAGGAGCACAGCAAGAGTGAAACTGAAGCAGATGTTTCTTCTGATGCAGTGACGGATGCTTTAGTTCACGAGGAACCGCCGATCCTTCCAATTGTTGCAAAACCCCCAAAGGTTTTGGATCCCATTCCCGAAGATCAGCAGCGTGAACTTTTCAAGTGGATGTtggaagagaaaagaaaagccaaGCCTAGTGACcctgaagaaaagaaaagaattaataaaGAGAAGGCTGTTCTCAAACAGTTTATTCGCACAGAATCTCTTCCCAGAATTTGA
- the LOC105791525 gene encoding uncharacterized protein LOC105791525 isoform X1: MPGTIQVSVLDFKGLQSTSPSSQSVKVSMGKTEYQTCDKGEFLFPLTTLHDNLIITLQGADGNEITHAVVETKLVVEKGVWDNIFSLEGGWHVHMKLQFVLSEEEHQRIRVMREAALKKKHEELCKSGHGSPERASIGYSEVSGPVESLSRSGLLADEDTKFDRSYPIQKQKNTDTVPLELENVNTSKKQGPAVKAHSNIKKMISAFEGSLNQDVKPSAKPPPTISRTRKIGIANSHLNDVETEKMVPPKVDVDAATATEINEDGNNSEKLRPRSENSEDPQDSIGPFGQVIKVIIMVGFATLVLLTRKRTYR, encoded by the exons ATGCCGGGAACCATCCAAGTTTCAG TTCTGGATTTCAAGGGTCTCCAATCAACATCACCATCTTCACAATCAGTAAAAG TTTCCATGGGAAAAACAGAGTACCAGACTTGCGACAAGGGAGAATTCTTGTT TCCCTTGACAACCCTTCATGACAATTTGATTATAACACTTCAAGGTGCCGACGGGAATGAGATTACGCATGCAG TAGTTGAGACCAAATTGGTGGTTGAGAAAGGTGTTTGGGACAACATATTTTCTCTCGAAGGAGGTTGGCACGTACATATGAAGTTGCAGTTTGTCCTCAGTGAAGAAGAGCACCAGAGAATCCGAGTAATG aGAGAAGCTGCACTAAAGAAGAAACACGAAGAGCTTTGCAAAAGTGGTCATGGAAGTCCCGAACGTGCTTCCATCGGTTACAGTGAAGTTTCAG GTCCAGTAGAAAGTTTATCCCGAAGTGGATTGCTAGCCGATGAAGATACCAAATTCGACAGAAGTTATCCTATTCAGAAGCAAAAGAACACA GATACAGTTCCTCTAGAACTAGAGAATGTTAATACCTCCAAGAAGCAGGGACCAGCTGTGAAAGCCCATAGcaatataaagaaaatgataagtGCATTTGAGGGTAGTCTAAACCAG GATGTGAAACCTTCTGCTAAACCACCGCCAACAATATCTCGGACAAGGAAGATTGGAATAGCAAATTCACATCTTAATGATGTTGAGACAGAAAAAATGGTACCACCAAAG GTTGATGTTGATGCTGCCACTGCTACTGAGATAAATGAAGATGGCAACAATTCTGAAAAGTTAAGACCACGGTCTGAGAATTCAGAGGATCCTCAAGACTCTATAGGACCTTTTGGACAG GTAATTAAAGTCATAATCATGGTAGGCTTTGCAACACTAGTTCTCCTAACAAGAAAAAGGACTTACAG ATAA
- the LOC105791525 gene encoding uncharacterized protein LOC105791525 isoform X2, giving the protein MPGTIQVSVLDFKGLQSTSPSSQSVKVSMGKTEYQTCDKGEFLFPLTTLHDNLIITLQGADGNEITHAVVETKLVVEKGVWDNIFSLEGGWHVHMKLQFVLSEEEHQRIRVMREAALKKKHEELCKSGHGSPERASIGYSEVSVESLSRSGLLADEDTKFDRSYPIQKQKNTDTVPLELENVNTSKKQGPAVKAHSNIKKMISAFEGSLNQDVKPSAKPPPTISRTRKIGIANSHLNDVETEKMVPPKVDVDAATATEINEDGNNSEKLRPRSENSEDPQDSIGPFGQVIKVIIMVGFATLVLLTRKRTYR; this is encoded by the exons ATGCCGGGAACCATCCAAGTTTCAG TTCTGGATTTCAAGGGTCTCCAATCAACATCACCATCTTCACAATCAGTAAAAG TTTCCATGGGAAAAACAGAGTACCAGACTTGCGACAAGGGAGAATTCTTGTT TCCCTTGACAACCCTTCATGACAATTTGATTATAACACTTCAAGGTGCCGACGGGAATGAGATTACGCATGCAG TAGTTGAGACCAAATTGGTGGTTGAGAAAGGTGTTTGGGACAACATATTTTCTCTCGAAGGAGGTTGGCACGTACATATGAAGTTGCAGTTTGTCCTCAGTGAAGAAGAGCACCAGAGAATCCGAGTAATG aGAGAAGCTGCACTAAAGAAGAAACACGAAGAGCTTTGCAAAAGTGGTCATGGAAGTCCCGAACGTGCTTCCATCGGTTACAGTGAAGTTTCAG TAGAAAGTTTATCCCGAAGTGGATTGCTAGCCGATGAAGATACCAAATTCGACAGAAGTTATCCTATTCAGAAGCAAAAGAACACA GATACAGTTCCTCTAGAACTAGAGAATGTTAATACCTCCAAGAAGCAGGGACCAGCTGTGAAAGCCCATAGcaatataaagaaaatgataagtGCATTTGAGGGTAGTCTAAACCAG GATGTGAAACCTTCTGCTAAACCACCGCCAACAATATCTCGGACAAGGAAGATTGGAATAGCAAATTCACATCTTAATGATGTTGAGACAGAAAAAATGGTACCACCAAAG GTTGATGTTGATGCTGCCACTGCTACTGAGATAAATGAAGATGGCAACAATTCTGAAAAGTTAAGACCACGGTCTGAGAATTCAGAGGATCCTCAAGACTCTATAGGACCTTTTGGACAG GTAATTAAAGTCATAATCATGGTAGGCTTTGCAACACTAGTTCTCCTAACAAGAAAAAGGACTTACAG ATAA
- the LOC105791525 gene encoding uncharacterized protein LOC105791525 isoform X3 produces the protein MPGTIQVSVLDFKGLQSTSPSSQSVKVSMGKTEYQTCDKGEFLFPLTTLHDNLIITLQGADGNEITHAVVETKLVVEKGVWDNIFSLEGGWHVHMKLQFVLSEEEHQRIRREAALKKKHEELCKSGHGSPERASIGYSEVSGPVESLSRSGLLADEDTKFDRSYPIQKQKNTDTVPLELENVNTSKKQGPAVKAHSNIKKMISAFEGSLNQDVKPSAKPPPTISRTRKIGIANSHLNDVETEKMVPPKVDVDAATATEINEDGNNSEKLRPRSENSEDPQDSIGPFGQVIKVIIMVGFATLVLLTRKRTYR, from the exons ATGCCGGGAACCATCCAAGTTTCAG TTCTGGATTTCAAGGGTCTCCAATCAACATCACCATCTTCACAATCAGTAAAAG TTTCCATGGGAAAAACAGAGTACCAGACTTGCGACAAGGGAGAATTCTTGTT TCCCTTGACAACCCTTCATGACAATTTGATTATAACACTTCAAGGTGCCGACGGGAATGAGATTACGCATGCAG TAGTTGAGACCAAATTGGTGGTTGAGAAAGGTGTTTGGGACAACATATTTTCTCTCGAAGGAGGTTGGCACGTACATATGAAGTTGCAGTTTGTCCTCAGTGAAGAAGAGCACCAGAGAATCCGA aGAGAAGCTGCACTAAAGAAGAAACACGAAGAGCTTTGCAAAAGTGGTCATGGAAGTCCCGAACGTGCTTCCATCGGTTACAGTGAAGTTTCAG GTCCAGTAGAAAGTTTATCCCGAAGTGGATTGCTAGCCGATGAAGATACCAAATTCGACAGAAGTTATCCTATTCAGAAGCAAAAGAACACA GATACAGTTCCTCTAGAACTAGAGAATGTTAATACCTCCAAGAAGCAGGGACCAGCTGTGAAAGCCCATAGcaatataaagaaaatgataagtGCATTTGAGGGTAGTCTAAACCAG GATGTGAAACCTTCTGCTAAACCACCGCCAACAATATCTCGGACAAGGAAGATTGGAATAGCAAATTCACATCTTAATGATGTTGAGACAGAAAAAATGGTACCACCAAAG GTTGATGTTGATGCTGCCACTGCTACTGAGATAAATGAAGATGGCAACAATTCTGAAAAGTTAAGACCACGGTCTGAGAATTCAGAGGATCCTCAAGACTCTATAGGACCTTTTGGACAG GTAATTAAAGTCATAATCATGGTAGGCTTTGCAACACTAGTTCTCCTAACAAGAAAAAGGACTTACAG ATAA
- the LOC105791525 gene encoding uncharacterized protein LOC105791525 isoform X4, with product MPGTIQVSVLDFKGLQSTSPSSQSVKVSMGKTEYQTCDKGEFLFPLTTLHDNLIITLQGADGNEITHAVVETKLVVEKGVWDNIFSLEGGWHVHMKLQFVLSEEEHQRIRREAALKKKHEELCKSGHGSPERASIGYSEVSVESLSRSGLLADEDTKFDRSYPIQKQKNTDTVPLELENVNTSKKQGPAVKAHSNIKKMISAFEGSLNQDVKPSAKPPPTISRTRKIGIANSHLNDVETEKMVPPKVDVDAATATEINEDGNNSEKLRPRSENSEDPQDSIGPFGQVIKVIIMVGFATLVLLTRKRTYR from the exons ATGCCGGGAACCATCCAAGTTTCAG TTCTGGATTTCAAGGGTCTCCAATCAACATCACCATCTTCACAATCAGTAAAAG TTTCCATGGGAAAAACAGAGTACCAGACTTGCGACAAGGGAGAATTCTTGTT TCCCTTGACAACCCTTCATGACAATTTGATTATAACACTTCAAGGTGCCGACGGGAATGAGATTACGCATGCAG TAGTTGAGACCAAATTGGTGGTTGAGAAAGGTGTTTGGGACAACATATTTTCTCTCGAAGGAGGTTGGCACGTACATATGAAGTTGCAGTTTGTCCTCAGTGAAGAAGAGCACCAGAGAATCCGA aGAGAAGCTGCACTAAAGAAGAAACACGAAGAGCTTTGCAAAAGTGGTCATGGAAGTCCCGAACGTGCTTCCATCGGTTACAGTGAAGTTTCAG TAGAAAGTTTATCCCGAAGTGGATTGCTAGCCGATGAAGATACCAAATTCGACAGAAGTTATCCTATTCAGAAGCAAAAGAACACA GATACAGTTCCTCTAGAACTAGAGAATGTTAATACCTCCAAGAAGCAGGGACCAGCTGTGAAAGCCCATAGcaatataaagaaaatgataagtGCATTTGAGGGTAGTCTAAACCAG GATGTGAAACCTTCTGCTAAACCACCGCCAACAATATCTCGGACAAGGAAGATTGGAATAGCAAATTCACATCTTAATGATGTTGAGACAGAAAAAATGGTACCACCAAAG GTTGATGTTGATGCTGCCACTGCTACTGAGATAAATGAAGATGGCAACAATTCTGAAAAGTTAAGACCACGGTCTGAGAATTCAGAGGATCCTCAAGACTCTATAGGACCTTTTGGACAG GTAATTAAAGTCATAATCATGGTAGGCTTTGCAACACTAGTTCTCCTAACAAGAAAAAGGACTTACAG ATAA
- the LOC105791525 gene encoding uncharacterized protein LOC105791525 isoform X5: protein MPGTIQVSGSPINITIFTISKSPLTTLHDNLIITLQGADGNEITHAVVETKLVVEKGVWDNIFSLEGGWHVHMKLQFVLSEEEHQRIRVMREAALKKKHEELCKSGHGSPERASIGYSEVSGPVESLSRSGLLADEDTKFDRSYPIQKQKNTDTVPLELENVNTSKKQGPAVKAHSNIKKMISAFEGSLNQDVKPSAKPPPTISRTRKIGIANSHLNDVETEKMVPPKVDVDAATATEINEDGNNSEKLRPRSENSEDPQDSIGPFGQVIKVIIMVGFATLVLLTRKRTYR from the exons ATGCCGGGAACCATCCAAGTTTCAG GGTCTCCAATCAACATCACCATCTTCACAATCAGTAAAAG TCCCTTGACAACCCTTCATGACAATTTGATTATAACACTTCAAGGTGCCGACGGGAATGAGATTACGCATGCAG TAGTTGAGACCAAATTGGTGGTTGAGAAAGGTGTTTGGGACAACATATTTTCTCTCGAAGGAGGTTGGCACGTACATATGAAGTTGCAGTTTGTCCTCAGTGAAGAAGAGCACCAGAGAATCCGAGTAATG aGAGAAGCTGCACTAAAGAAGAAACACGAAGAGCTTTGCAAAAGTGGTCATGGAAGTCCCGAACGTGCTTCCATCGGTTACAGTGAAGTTTCAG GTCCAGTAGAAAGTTTATCCCGAAGTGGATTGCTAGCCGATGAAGATACCAAATTCGACAGAAGTTATCCTATTCAGAAGCAAAAGAACACA GATACAGTTCCTCTAGAACTAGAGAATGTTAATACCTCCAAGAAGCAGGGACCAGCTGTGAAAGCCCATAGcaatataaagaaaatgataagtGCATTTGAGGGTAGTCTAAACCAG GATGTGAAACCTTCTGCTAAACCACCGCCAACAATATCTCGGACAAGGAAGATTGGAATAGCAAATTCACATCTTAATGATGTTGAGACAGAAAAAATGGTACCACCAAAG GTTGATGTTGATGCTGCCACTGCTACTGAGATAAATGAAGATGGCAACAATTCTGAAAAGTTAAGACCACGGTCTGAGAATTCAGAGGATCCTCAAGACTCTATAGGACCTTTTGGACAG GTAATTAAAGTCATAATCATGGTAGGCTTTGCAACACTAGTTCTCCTAACAAGAAAAAGGACTTACAG ATAA
- the LOC105791525 gene encoding uncharacterized protein LOC105791525 isoform X6, with product MGKTEYQTCDKGEFLFPLTTLHDNLIITLQGADGNEITHAVVETKLVVEKGVWDNIFSLEGGWHVHMKLQFVLSEEEHQRIRVMREAALKKKHEELCKSGHGSPERASIGYSEVSGPVESLSRSGLLADEDTKFDRSYPIQKQKNTDTVPLELENVNTSKKQGPAVKAHSNIKKMISAFEGSLNQDVKPSAKPPPTISRTRKIGIANSHLNDVETEKMVPPKVDVDAATATEINEDGNNSEKLRPRSENSEDPQDSIGPFGQVIKVIIMVGFATLVLLTRKRTYR from the exons ATGGGAAAAACAGAGTACCAGACTTGCGACAAGGGAGAATTCTTGTT TCCCTTGACAACCCTTCATGACAATTTGATTATAACACTTCAAGGTGCCGACGGGAATGAGATTACGCATGCAG TAGTTGAGACCAAATTGGTGGTTGAGAAAGGTGTTTGGGACAACATATTTTCTCTCGAAGGAGGTTGGCACGTACATATGAAGTTGCAGTTTGTCCTCAGTGAAGAAGAGCACCAGAGAATCCGAGTAATG aGAGAAGCTGCACTAAAGAAGAAACACGAAGAGCTTTGCAAAAGTGGTCATGGAAGTCCCGAACGTGCTTCCATCGGTTACAGTGAAGTTTCAG GTCCAGTAGAAAGTTTATCCCGAAGTGGATTGCTAGCCGATGAAGATACCAAATTCGACAGAAGTTATCCTATTCAGAAGCAAAAGAACACA GATACAGTTCCTCTAGAACTAGAGAATGTTAATACCTCCAAGAAGCAGGGACCAGCTGTGAAAGCCCATAGcaatataaagaaaatgataagtGCATTTGAGGGTAGTCTAAACCAG GATGTGAAACCTTCTGCTAAACCACCGCCAACAATATCTCGGACAAGGAAGATTGGAATAGCAAATTCACATCTTAATGATGTTGAGACAGAAAAAATGGTACCACCAAAG GTTGATGTTGATGCTGCCACTGCTACTGAGATAAATGAAGATGGCAACAATTCTGAAAAGTTAAGACCACGGTCTGAGAATTCAGAGGATCCTCAAGACTCTATAGGACCTTTTGGACAG GTAATTAAAGTCATAATCATGGTAGGCTTTGCAACACTAGTTCTCCTAACAAGAAAAAGGACTTACAG ATAA